A single Suricata suricatta isolate VVHF042 chromosome 2, meerkat_22Aug2017_6uvM2_HiC, whole genome shotgun sequence DNA region contains:
- the LOC115281506 gene encoding cyclin-dependent kinase 1-like isoform X2, with translation MEDYTKLEKVGEDTYGVVYKGGHKTTGQVVAMKKTRLESEVEGVSNTVIWEVSLLKELHHPNIVSLQDVLMQDSRLYLIFEFLSMDLKK, from the coding sequence ATGGAAGACTATACCAAACTAGAGAAAGTTGGAGAAGATACCTATGGAGTTGTGTATAAGGGTGGACACAAAACTACAGGTCAGGTGGTAGCCATGAAGAAAACCAGACTAGAAAGTGAAGTAGAAGGGGTTTCTAATACTGTAATTTGGGAAGTTTCTCTATTAAAAGAACTGCATCATCCAAATATAGTCAGTCTTCAAGATGTGCTTATGCAAGATTCCAGGCTATATCTCATCTTTGAATTCCTTTCCATGGATCTCAAGAAATAG